In Neoarius graeffei isolate fNeoGra1 chromosome 15, fNeoGra1.pri, whole genome shotgun sequence, a single genomic region encodes these proteins:
- the zbtb37 gene encoding zinc finger and BTB domain-containing protein 37 isoform X4, with product MERAGSIQLDIPDFSNSVLSHLNQLRMQGRLCDIVVNVQGQSFRAHKVVLAASSPYFRDHMALSEMSTVSLSVIRNPSVFEQLLSFCYTGRLCLQLADIISYLTAASFLQMQHIIDRCTQILEGIHFKISLADVEEELRGRRGTGRTIEAERGGSRSLSPRHGGSRVLATHGVAAGVMEVSEIREVSPPGESMSPQIVEHSGLGPEAVGAVNEPILRINRAGQWYVEAGPDMERSRDETMHVVEGLRIKTERMEEWMGAETQASAEEGSGTEEGPTVMIDTSGRSTLVQEGFITGASRAKSSQPSSSFSESERFSPTGSVVVMAERPRAKSESPGRVDDQRHPSSQVQ from the exons ATGGAGCGAGCAGGAAGCATTCAGCTGGACATCCCTGACTTCAGCAACTCTGTCCTGTCCCACCTGAACCAGTTGCGCATGCAGGGCCGGCTATGCGACATTGTAGTGAACGTGCAGGGCCAGAGTTTCCGTGCCCACAAGGTGGTCCTGGCTGCCAGTTCACCCTATTTCCGGGACCACATGGCACTGAGTGAAATGAGCACCGTGTCTCTGTCAGTGATCCGCAACCCGTCTGTGTTTGAGCAGCTCCTCTCCTTCTGCTACACGGGCCGCTTGTGCTTGCAGCTGGCGGACATCATCAGCTACCTGACAGCTGCTAGCTTCCTGCAGATGCAGCACATCATTGACCGCTGTACGCAAATTTTGGAGGGCATCCACTTCAAGATCAGCCTGGCTGACGTGGAGGAGGAGCTGCGTGGTCGTCGGGGCACGGGACGAACCATTGAGGCTGAGAGGGGTGGTTCGCGCTCACTCAGCCCCAGGCATGGTGGTTCCAGAGTTCTGGCTACACATGGAGTTGCTGCTGGGGTCATGGAAGTGAGTGAAATCAGGGAGGTCAGCCCACCCGGGGAATCCATGAGCCCACAGATCGTAGAGCACAGCGGGCTTGGGCCTGAAGCTGTGGGTGCCGTGAATGAACCCATACTGCGCATTAACCGGGCGGGGCAGTGGTACGTTGAGGCAGGGCCTGACATGGAGAGAAGCAGAGATGAGACCATGCATGTTGTGGAAGGCCTGCGCATCAAGACTGAGCGCATGGAGGAGTGGATGGGGGCAGAGACTCAAGCCTCAGCTGAGGaagggagcgggacagaggaggggCCTACTGTGATGATTGACACCTCAGGACGCAGCACGCTGGTGCAGGAGGGCTTCATTACTGGCGCATCCAGAGCCAAAAGCTCTCAGCCATCCAGCAGCTTCAGCGAGTCTGagag GTTTAGCCCAACAGGCAGTGTGGTGGTGATGGCTGAAAGACCGAGGGCCAAAAGCGAGTCTCCAGGAAGAGTGGACGATCAGAGGCATCCTAGCTCTCAGGTACAATGA
- the zbtb37 gene encoding zinc finger and BTB domain-containing protein 37 isoform X3, whose translation MERAGSIQLDIPDFSNSVLSHLNQLRMQGRLCDIVVNVQGQSFRAHKVVLAASSPYFRDHMALSEMSTVSLSVIRNPSVFEQLLSFCYTGRLCLQLADIISYLTAASFLQMQHIIDRCTQILEGIHFKISLADVEEELRGRRGTGRTIEAERGGSRSLSPRHGGSRVLATHGVAAGVMEVSEIREVSPPGESMSPQIVEHSGLGPEAVGAVNEPILRINRAGQWYVEAGPDMERSRDETMHVVEGLRIKTERMEEWMGAETQASAEEGSGTEEGPTVMIDTSGRSTLVQEGFITGASRAKSSQPSSSFSESERFSPTGSVVVMAERPRAKSESPGRVDDQRHPSSQTVC comes from the exons ATGGAGCGAGCAGGAAGCATTCAGCTGGACATCCCTGACTTCAGCAACTCTGTCCTGTCCCACCTGAACCAGTTGCGCATGCAGGGCCGGCTATGCGACATTGTAGTGAACGTGCAGGGCCAGAGTTTCCGTGCCCACAAGGTGGTCCTGGCTGCCAGTTCACCCTATTTCCGGGACCACATGGCACTGAGTGAAATGAGCACCGTGTCTCTGTCAGTGATCCGCAACCCGTCTGTGTTTGAGCAGCTCCTCTCCTTCTGCTACACGGGCCGCTTGTGCTTGCAGCTGGCGGACATCATCAGCTACCTGACAGCTGCTAGCTTCCTGCAGATGCAGCACATCATTGACCGCTGTACGCAAATTTTGGAGGGCATCCACTTCAAGATCAGCCTGGCTGACGTGGAGGAGGAGCTGCGTGGTCGTCGGGGCACGGGACGAACCATTGAGGCTGAGAGGGGTGGTTCGCGCTCACTCAGCCCCAGGCATGGTGGTTCCAGAGTTCTGGCTACACATGGAGTTGCTGCTGGGGTCATGGAAGTGAGTGAAATCAGGGAGGTCAGCCCACCCGGGGAATCCATGAGCCCACAGATCGTAGAGCACAGCGGGCTTGGGCCTGAAGCTGTGGGTGCCGTGAATGAACCCATACTGCGCATTAACCGGGCGGGGCAGTGGTACGTTGAGGCAGGGCCTGACATGGAGAGAAGCAGAGATGAGACCATGCATGTTGTGGAAGGCCTGCGCATCAAGACTGAGCGCATGGAGGAGTGGATGGGGGCAGAGACTCAAGCCTCAGCTGAGGaagggagcgggacagaggaggggCCTACTGTGATGATTGACACCTCAGGACGCAGCACGCTGGTGCAGGAGGGCTTCATTACTGGCGCATCCAGAGCCAAAAGCTCTCAGCCATCCAGCAGCTTCAGCGAGTCTGagag GTTTAGCCCAACAGGCAGTGTGGTGGTGATGGCTGAAAGACCGAGGGCCAAAAGCGAGTCTCCAGGAAGAGTGGACGATCAGAGGCATCCTAGCTCTCAG
- the s1pr1 gene encoding sphingosine 1-phosphate receptor 1, which yields MADSDLIERHYNSTGKFRKIHTDQGLKADSVVFIIVCCFIILENVLVLLTIWRTKKFHKPMYYFIGNLALSDLLAGVAYTANILLSGANTYKLSPTQWFFREGSMFVALAASVFSLLAIAIERHLTMLKMKLHNSGNTCRVFMLISTVWFIAAILGGLPVMGWNCIQSMMNCSTVLPLYHKTYILFCTTVFSVILMAIVVLYARIYALVRTRSRKLVFRKVSNGRGSGNKSSEKSMALLKTVIIVLSCFIVCWAPLFIMLLLDVACKIRTCPVLYKAEWFLALAVLNSAMNPLIYTLTSNEMRRAFIKMLLCSMCTQPTGKFSRPIIGAEFSRSKSDNSSHPNKEEPEYSPRETVVSSGNIASSS from the coding sequence ATGGCTGACTCGGACCTCATAGAAAGGCACTACAACTCAACTGGGAAATTCCGTAAAATACATACGGATCAAGGACTCAAAGCCGATTCTGTCGTGTTTATCATTGTGTGCTGCTTCATCATTCTAGAGAATGTGCTGGTTCTTCTCACCATCTGGCGGACCAAAAAGTTCCACAAGCCCATGTACTACTTTATTGGAAACTTGGCTCTTTCAGACTTGCTGGCTGGAGTGGCATACACGGCCAACATTCTGCTCTCAGGAGCTAATACGTATAAACTGAGTCCCACACAGTGGTTCTTCCGGGAGGGCAGCATGTTTGTAGCGCTGGCCGCTTCAGTCTTCAGCCTCTTGGCCATTGCAATTGAGCGCCACCTTACTATGCTCAAAATGAAGCTCCACAACAGTGGAAACACGTGCCGCGTCTTCATGCTGATCAGCACAGTGTGGTTCATTGCCGCCATCCTGGGTGGCTTGCCTGTCATGGGCTGGAACTGCATCCAGAGCATGATGAACTGCTCAACAGTGTTGCCACTCTACCACAAGACCTACATCCTGTTCTGCACCACTGTGTTCAGCGTGATCCTCATGGCCATCGTGGTGCTGTATGCCCGGATCTACGCACTGGTTCGCACACGTAGCCGCAAGCTCGTCTTCCGCAAGGTCTCAAATGGCCGAGGGAGTGGGAACAAGAGCTCAGAGAAGTCCATGGCCCTGCTGAAGACGGTCATCATTGTCCTGAGCTGCTTCATCGTCTGCTGGGCGCCGCTCTTCATCATGCTCCTGCTGGATGTAGCCTGCAAGATCCGCACCTGTCCCGTCCTCTACAAAGCTGAATGGTTCCTCGCTCTGGCTGTGCTGAACTCAGCAATGAACCCTCTCATCTATACACTCACCAGCAATGAGATGCGCAGGGCCTTCATCAAGATGCTGCTGTGTAGCATGTGCACTCAGCCCACTGGCAAGTTCTCCAGGCCCATCATTGGGGCAGAGTTCAGCCGGAGCAAATCGGACAATTCATCGCATCCCAACAAGGAAGAGCCTGAGTACTCACCCAGGGAAACGGTTGTGTCTTCAGGAAACATTGCATCATCATCATAA
- the zbtb37 gene encoding zinc finger and BTB domain-containing protein 37 isoform X2 → MERAGSIQLDIPDFSNSVLSHLNQLRMQGRLCDIVVNVQGQSFRAHKVVLAASSPYFRDHMALSEMSTVSLSVIRNPSVFEQLLSFCYTGRLCLQLADIISYLTAASFLQMQHIIDRCTQILEGIHFKISLADVEEELRGRRGTGRTIEAERGGSRSLSPRHGGSRVLATHGVAAGVMEVSEIREVSPPGESMSPQIVEHSGLGPEAVGAVNEPILRINRAGQWYVEAGPDMERSRDETMHVVEGLRIKTERMEEWMGAETQASAEEGSGTEEGPTVMIDTSGRSTLVQEGFITGASRAKSSQPSSSFSESERFSPTGSVVVMAERPRAKSESPGRVDDQRHPSSQYFWNMESSTQMAQLP, encoded by the exons ATGGAGCGAGCAGGAAGCATTCAGCTGGACATCCCTGACTTCAGCAACTCTGTCCTGTCCCACCTGAACCAGTTGCGCATGCAGGGCCGGCTATGCGACATTGTAGTGAACGTGCAGGGCCAGAGTTTCCGTGCCCACAAGGTGGTCCTGGCTGCCAGTTCACCCTATTTCCGGGACCACATGGCACTGAGTGAAATGAGCACCGTGTCTCTGTCAGTGATCCGCAACCCGTCTGTGTTTGAGCAGCTCCTCTCCTTCTGCTACACGGGCCGCTTGTGCTTGCAGCTGGCGGACATCATCAGCTACCTGACAGCTGCTAGCTTCCTGCAGATGCAGCACATCATTGACCGCTGTACGCAAATTTTGGAGGGCATCCACTTCAAGATCAGCCTGGCTGACGTGGAGGAGGAGCTGCGTGGTCGTCGGGGCACGGGACGAACCATTGAGGCTGAGAGGGGTGGTTCGCGCTCACTCAGCCCCAGGCATGGTGGTTCCAGAGTTCTGGCTACACATGGAGTTGCTGCTGGGGTCATGGAAGTGAGTGAAATCAGGGAGGTCAGCCCACCCGGGGAATCCATGAGCCCACAGATCGTAGAGCACAGCGGGCTTGGGCCTGAAGCTGTGGGTGCCGTGAATGAACCCATACTGCGCATTAACCGGGCGGGGCAGTGGTACGTTGAGGCAGGGCCTGACATGGAGAGAAGCAGAGATGAGACCATGCATGTTGTGGAAGGCCTGCGCATCAAGACTGAGCGCATGGAGGAGTGGATGGGGGCAGAGACTCAAGCCTCAGCTGAGGaagggagcgggacagaggaggggCCTACTGTGATGATTGACACCTCAGGACGCAGCACGCTGGTGCAGGAGGGCTTCATTACTGGCGCATCCAGAGCCAAAAGCTCTCAGCCATCCAGCAGCTTCAGCGAGTCTGagag GTTTAGCCCAACAGGCAGTGTGGTGGTGATGGCTGAAAGACCGAGGGCCAAAAGCGAGTCTCCAGGAAGAGTGGACGATCAGAGGCATCCTAGCTCTCAG